AAGAACCAATATTGAAACATTGATGCAGGCCGTCAACAATGGGTATAAAATAATATGCTCCTGTCCGACATGCGGCTATCTTTACAAGAAACTGCTGCTTGAAAACGCCTATTTTTCCCAGGCGGCCCAAGAGCGTTTACAAACCCAAAAAAATGAAATTAAGGTGCCTTTAGGTTCCGGAGCAGGAAAATTTCTTTCACTTCCCAAAGCAATTTATCAGAAAGTATTTAAGGATGACGGTTATTTTTCATCAATCGACCCCATGGACAGAATCGATCTGTCACAAGCGGTCCTGGATCTTGGAGAGTTTTTATTATCTTTTCAGCAAGCGCACGATTTGACATTTAGAATAAACACCTCCGAAACATCTTCGATCTATTTTGCCTCTTGTCACCAAAGAGAACAGGACATCGGTCAACCCTACCTCAAAATTTTTTCAGCCATCCCGGAGGCTGATATGATTCAAGTGGGCGGTGCTTTAAGTTGCTGCGGAATGGGGGGGCATCTGGGGTATAAAAAATCATTTCACAAAAAGAGTCTAAAGACAGGTCAGTCTTTATTTAACGCGCTTGAATCTGAAAAAGATCGAACAATTGTGACGGATTGCCTGAGCTGTCGGTTACAATTTTCCCAAGTTTTTGATCGAAAAATCGTTCATCCCATTGAACTTCTGGAAATATAGCAGTTTACAGCTTCTATGAATTCCGGGGAATGCCTCAACGCGTTCCCCGGAATTGTTTAAAATTATCAAATGTTTTGGGATGCCTTTATTGCAGCAAGAACCTTCTCCGGTGTGGCCGGAAGATCTGTAACCAAAGCGCCGCAGGCATTTTCAATGGCGTTGATGACAGCCGGTGCTGTTGAGACCATGGACATCTCCCCAACCCCGGTGGAGCCAAGGGTTCCCCGTTTTCTACGCGTTTCTCTGAAAAATACCTCCATGTCAAAGGCGGTTTTCATCGTGGGAAATTTAAATGTACGCCAGTCTTTTGTTTTTCCGGCGATATACTGTTCACGAAGGGCATATCCCACACCCATATCCATACCGCCTTCCATCTGGCCCGTAAAATTATTGGGGTTGATGACAGGCCCTGCGTCAACCACAGCGGTCATTTTTAATACTTTGACCTCTCCTGTTTCCGTGTTGACTCCCACTTCGGCCATTTGAATGGCATGCGTATCAGATTCCGTTGACGGTCCCTGGCCTGTTTCCGGATCCAGGGGCGCGGTTTGAAAAGTTGCTTTATTGCCCGCGTAACGGGTGGGCTTTTCTGCGGACTTAAAGTCCTCGAACCGCTTTGATCCGACTTCATCCATGGCCTGTTTCAATTGCTTTAAGGCATCTACGGTCGCACCGCCCACCATAAGGGTGACCCGGCTGCCTGAAGCCGGACCTGCGGCTGTGGTTTTCGCCGTTGTCCGGGTAACGGCACGAACCTTGTCAAGGGGCAGTTCCAGCACCTGTGCCGCCAACTGGGTAAGCATGGAATCATTGCCTTCTCCCGGGTCTGCTGCCGCAGCATATACGGTTACCCCATCATCGGGTTCCAGCTCCACAGCCGAGGTGGATTTATCCGCCGGAAAACCAATGCCGAAGGCAGCCGCCCCCAGCCCGATCCCGCGTTTGACGGGGCCCGTATTATCATGGGCCTTTGCATCTGCCAGGGCTCTTTCATAATGGGGTAAAATATCATCACACAGTTCAGGGAACGGCCACACATCATCCTGGACATGTCCGGTTGCCTTGGTCAGCCCTGTTTTAAGGCTGTTTTGTTTCCTGAACGCCAGCGGGTCCATATCCAATTTTCCGGCAAGCATATTCATGCCGCACTCAAGGGCGTAATGCGCCTGTGGGGGACCGGCACCCCGGGCGGCACTTCCCCATGGGTTATTGGTATAAACAAGCTTTGACGCCACCTTGACGTTGGGCACATAATAAGAGCTTGTCAGCATTTGAAGGGCCCGGTTGATGATGACGTTGCCAATGGAGTGATACGCGCCGTTGTCTACGGTGATATCCATCTCAAGGGCCGTAAGTTTGCCCTTCTCGTCAGCCCCCATTTTCAATTGAATGTCAAAGGGATGGCGTTTGGAGCTGATCATCATGGATTCCGCAAGGCTTGGAATATAACGCACGGGCCGCTTGAATTTCAATGCCGCTGCCGCCGCAATCCCCTCGGTGAAAACTTCCAGTTTCATGCCGAACTGGCCGCCGGAAAACGGCTCTTCATAACGAATGTTGTCGTATCCGAGCGCAGTCTGTAGTGTTGCCATGTGAAGATGGATGTTAATGCTGCGGCCCATCACCACCAAAACGGCATCCTGGCCCTCTTTTTCCATGTATGCCACGCTGTTTTCAGGCTCCAGCGGGGCCTGGTGGTTTAACTGGGTGGTGAAATGTTGTTCAATCACGGCTGCCGCTTTTTTAAACCCATCGTCGGTATCTCCTTTGATCAAAGGCTGGGAAAAACATAGATTAGGGGCGTGGGGATGAATCTGGGGTGCGTCAGGTTCCATGGCCCGGGCGGTGGTGGTCACCTCAGGCAACAAAGAATATTGAACCTCCACCGCCTGGACTGCCGCCAATGCCTGTTCACGGGTTTGGGCCACCACGGCGGCAACCGCATCACCCATGGTCCGAACACGATCTTCACACAGGATAGGGCGGTCTTCCACAACATATTTCAAACGGTTGGTGCCTTTGATATCTGCAGCGGTCAGGGTGCCGATAAATCCCGGCATTTTTTCAGCCCTGGAGAAATCTATGTTTTTAATCTCAGCATGCATGTGAGGGCTTCGCACCACTGCGATTTCCACAGCATCGGGCATGAGAATATCCGAGGTAAAAGCGGCTGTACCGCATGCTTTGATCATGGCCGACGGGCGGGAGTGGGAAACACCGATTTTGGGGTCGGTGGGCAAAGGGGCAATCTCTTCAGGTGTTTTTTCGCCCCTGAGAAATTGGGCGGCCAGTTGCACGGCTTTAATGATTTTTACATAACCTGTGCAGCGGCAGATATTGCGGCGCAACGCATGCTTGATCTCTTCAAGCGTGGGATTAAGATTGGTGTCCAGCAAGGCTTTGGCGGCCATGATCATGCCGGGCGTACAAAACCCGCACTGAATGGCGCCTGACAAGGCAAACGCATGCTGGATAAGATGCGGGTTGTCCGGTGTGCCCAAGCCCTCAATGGAGATCACCGATGCCCCATCAAGTTTGCCTACTTTGGTCAGACAAGACAATACCGCTTTTTTATTGACGATGACGGTACATGCGCCGCATTGTCCTTTTCTGTCACAGGATTGTTTGGTGCCGGTCAGGTTTAACTGCTCCCGGAGCAAATCAAGCAAAACCAGATTTTTATCGGCAATTACCTCTCTTTCACAGCCGTTGATCGTTAGATTAATTTTTTTCATGTTTAATCCTTGATTTACTATGAATGGTTTAGGTACGAAATATTATTTTTTAAATGGCGGTGCGGTCCGGGTCAGGAATCTCTCTTTCATGGATTCCCAGCAGGAACAAAAGGCCATCCAGGCCCATGGTGGAAATGGTGTTGGCGGCTTTTTCCCGGACCACGGGCTTGGCATTAAAGGCCACACCGAGTCCGGCAATGGAAATCATGGGCAGGTCATTGGCACCGTCACCCACGGCAATGGTCTGCTGGATGGACAGATTTTCCTTTTTTGCCAACTCGCGCAAAAGGTCGGCCTTTTTCTGGCCGTCCACAATTTCACCGTTCACCTGTCCTGTGACTTCGCCATTCTCTATTTCAAGGGTATTTGCAAAAACATAATCAAATCCCAGGATCTCTTTAAGATAATTACCCACAAAGGTAAAACCGCCGGAAAGGATGGCAAGCTTGTAGCCAAGTCCTTTCAAAGTCCGGGTCACCAGATCGGCCCCGTCGGTCAGAGGCAGGCTCCGGGCCAGGCCCTGGATATCCTTTTCCTTTAATCCTTTGAGCAACGCCACACGCCGTCTGAAACTCTCCTTGAAATCAATTTCCCCGCGCATGGCAGATTCCGTGATCTGGGCCACCTGATCGCCGACACCGGCCAGTTTTGCCAATTCATCGATCACTTCAGCCTGGATCAATGTGGAATCCATGTCAAACACAACAAGTTTACGGTTTTTACGATAGATATTGTCTTCATGAAAGGAGATATCAATGCCCAGATCCTGGGAGATGTGAATGAACCTGCCCTTCATATCGGGAATGCTTTTAGGGGTGCCGGATACGGCAAACTGGATACAGGCCATAGGGGGCTCGGAAGGTCTTTTCAAGGACCTGCGGCCGGACATACGGGTAATGGAATCAATGTTAAGATCGTGATCAGTAATCACGGTGGAGACTGCGGAAATCTGGCCTGTTGTGATGGACCGGCCCATGACCGTAATAATCCGGCGCTCCTTGTCCTGGGTCTGGACCCAGGTTTCATAGTCGTTGGGCGCCACAGGCGAAACATCCACGGCCAGCCCCATTTTGTGTCCTTCAAAAATCAAATCCTTGAACATCAGGGAAAAATCTTGGGAGCATGGAATATCCACCAACATACCCAATGAGATATGTTCATGAATGACAGCCTGCCCAATATCCAGAATGCTCACCCGATACTGGGCCAGAATGGTTGAAATCCGGGCGGTAAGCCCTTTTTGGTCCTTGCCCGTAATGCTGATAAGAACTATATCGCCCATAATCTATCCCCTATCGTATTTGATCTTTAAACATGTTTGTTATTTGTGCCGGGTTTATTTTATAACTTTGCCGTTTAAATCTGTAAAGTTGTTTCGATCCATCTTCCGGACCAGGTCTTCCAGGGTTTGCTTTGTATTAAGGGACGGCTCATCCAGTACCTGCTCAAACAATAAAGCTTTTACCTTCCCAATGCCGGGTCCCTGGGGTAGGTTCAGGATCTGCTGAATGTCGCTGCCTGTAATGTCAAGGCTGTTCACATTAAACGGTGTTTGCGAATTGAGGGCATCCAGGATTTTTTCCAGGCGCAGGCGGATGTCCCCAAGGGTGTATGGTTTTTTGACCGGATTCAGGTTGCTTTTTTTATCGGCAATACGCATGCGTAAAAAATCCTGGTAGGACAGATTGAGATCATCCAGCATGACCAGAAGCCTACGTACGGCTTTGGCAGTGGTATCTGCTTTTAAAGGACGCATGTGGCCCCTGACCAGGGCGTAGATATAATCCAGGTCTTTTTTGGAAAACCGCAGACGTTCAAGATCCTCCATCATGGCCTGGGTGGACCTCTGATGCCCCGGAAACGTGTTCCGCCCCTCCTTGATTTCCAGTGCATCCCTTTTCCCTGTGTCATGGAGAAAGCCTGCCAGCCGAAGTGTGGGCATGGATGCCGGCAGTGCATCACCCACCAGAAGGTTGTGCTCAAATACGGTTTCACCGTGGTGGGGGCCGCCGTCCAGGTCGTAGCACCGGTCAAGGCTTGGCAGGATGTGGACCAAAAGGCCTGTATCATGGAGCAGATTAAAAAATAATGACGGCTTGTCCATGTCCATGGCCTTGACAATTTCCCGTTGAATCCGGTCTGCAGCCCCCTGGGCCGTAATTTTATGGGCCCGGGCACGGATGGCATCAAAGGTGTCCGGCTCAATTTTGAACCTGAAACGGGCAGCAAACCGGCAGGCCCGGACCATCCGCACGGGGTCTTCTTCAATCCGGTCAAAGGGCTCACGGGTGAATCGGATGATTCCGTTTTCAATGTCCGTCTGCCCGCCAAAGGGGTCTGACAGGGTCCGGGTTTCGGGATCCCAGGCCATGCTGTTGATGGTGAGATCACGGCGGCCAAGGTCCGTGGCCGGAAAAGTATGGCCTTCTGCCACAGCCTTCTTATCTGCGGATCTGCAGGTCGCCACCTCCACTTTATCAACCAGGGTCACGGCAAAGGTTTTTCCCACATATTTAGGATCCTGGTCGGCAAACAGCCGGGCCAAATCTTCGGGCAAGGCATTGGTCAGGATATCCACATCCCCGGGGGCGATACCCAGAAGGGCATCCCGGACAGCTCCGCCGACCAGAAAGGCTTGATACCCCTCGCGCCAAAGCGTTTCAAGGATGGGGGAAACAGGACTACTTGCCTGGATGGTGTCCAGGATATCGACAACTGAAGGCATACAAAATATCTTTTTACTTGAGGATCAAATTTTTAGGGGATTTTTTCCAACGCAGAAGTTGGGCAAATTAACAAAAACTTGATCTTCGAGTTTTAGTAGATCCCGAACACAGGCGAACCACACCCGGGACATTTATTCATCTGGGTTAAAAGATTTTCCACTGAATAACCAACTCGTTTGACAACCGTCTGTCCGCAGTCCGGACAGTAGGTGTTTTCCCTGGCACCGGGTACATTACCGGTATACACATGAACAAGTCCGGCTGACTGTGCAATATCGCAGGCCTTTTCAAGGGTTTCCACGGGTGTCGGCCCGGTCTGGGTCAGCTCAAATGCCGGGTGAAACCGGGATAGATGCCAGGGGGTCGAAGGCCCCAGTTCCCCGGCAATGAAGGACGCCATTTGCCCAAGCTCGTCGGGATCGTCATTCAGGCCCGGGATCACCAGGGTGGTCACCTCCACCATGAGGCCTAAATCCTTCATCGTCTTCAACGTCTCTTTAACCGGTTCCAGACGCCCATTACAATACCGGGTATAAAACTTATCCGAAAAAGATTTAAGATCCACATTAGCAGCATCCAGCACTGCGGCCGAGGCCTGCAGCAGTTTGGGACTCATAAATCCGTTGGTAACAATGATATTGGCAAGTCCCGCATCCTTTGCCAGCATGGCCGTATCCAGAACCAGTTCAAAAAAAACCGTGGGTTCGGTATAGGTGTAGGAGATGCTTTGACAGCCTAGTTCCACAGCCTTTGCCACAATGGCTTCGGGCGTCATGGCTTGGCCTGCAAGGCGGCCTGTAAAAGGGTTTGTTTCCTGGCCATGAACTTGGGAAATATCGGCATTCTGGCAGAACCGGCACTTAAAATTGCACCCGGGAGCAGCAATGGAATAAGAGAGGGAGCCGGGTTTGAAATGAAAAATGGGTTTTTTCTCAATGGGGTCCACATTGGCCGCCACCACCCGGTCATACACCAGGGAAAAAAGCTTGCCGTCCCGGTTCTCCCGGACACCGCAAATGCCGGTATGTCCCGGTGAAATTGTGCAATAATGGTTGCAGGCCAGGCATTTGACCTCACCACCTGACTGGGGTTCATAAAGACGGGCACGTATCATTCTTTCACCTTGTATCCTAACGCCAAACCTGTGGCCGGCTTATTGATTTTATGACACCGGGTTTTCAAAACCATGGGCCGGGTGCGAAACTTAGGCACCGGTTTGATGCGCATGCCAATGAAGCCACCCAAGTAAGACCACTGTATCAGGCGACAACGTTCCACCCTGGCGATCAGACGCCCGGACAGCAACGGGAGCTGTATGGTTGTCCGCCATTTTACAGGCACTTTTCCCAATATTGAGGTCATCATGATTTTCAACTCCCACACACTAAAAAATTGGGCATGGCTGTACATATCCGGGAAAAAAAAGCCTTTGATCCGCCGGGCCATATTCTGGGGAGCATACCAGTTATGGACGCCGATTACCACCTGTTCCCGGGCCACCCGGCAAGCCTCTTCAATGGCCTTGGCCGGCCGGTCTGAAAATTCAAGACTAAAAAACAGCAGTGCCGTATCAAAAGCATTATCTTCAAAGGGCAATTCCTCGGCCGTTCCCCGGTGCAGATCAACCTTTTGTCCGAGCCGTTCAGCAGCCTTGTCCAACATATATGGGGAAGGATCAATACCGGTCAGGTTCATGCCTCGATCCATAAACGGTTCAAGACTTAATCCCGTGCCGCAGCCAATGTCCAGTAAACGCTTTCCCGGCTGGGGGTTGATCAGGGCGCTGATTAATTCGATTTCAAGGTCAAGGCAATGTTTGCCCCGGCCTTTTTCAAAAAATGCATCATAGTCCTGGGCTTCCTTGAAACCAAATTCATATGCCATACTCCGGCCTCTTGCTTCAGAAGGATTAATGTTGAATAGCCGGGTTTAAGACCAGCCTTTTTTCCTCTTAAACAACGACATTAACATAACTCACTCCCGGAAAAAAGCAATCGACCCCGGAAAAAAACAAACAAGGCTCCAGATTATAACGGATTCTATAGACCGAAAAAAAATAGAATTGATTTTACTATGGCATTGCGTAGAAAGAATAATGGAAACACCGCAAAAACGACCTGCTTAGGGAGCAAAGTTAGGAAAATATTATTTCCCATGGCCGTTATTTTTTGGTATCAGACCGTTTCCTCTTTTTGTACCAGTCATACCCCTTATATAACTCGTCCATACATTCGGGGCACAGACCGTGGGTAAAGGTCAGGTGAGAGTGGGCCTCAAAATAGCAGTCCACATCATTCCAGAACCCTTTATCGTCCCGGATTTTTTTGCAATGCGAACACATGGGCAAAAGGCCGCGCAGGGTTTTAAGTTCGATATGGGTTTTGATGCGGGCCAGAAGTTCAGCCGAATGAAAGGGCTTAGTTACATAATCAACTCCGCCCACATCAAATCCCTTTACAATATCCTGAGCATCAGACTTGGCCGTTAAAAAAATCACCGGTATATTATGGGTGGGAAATTCGGCATTGAGCTTTTCACAGACCTCATACCCATCCATTTCCGGCATCATGACATCTAAAAGGATGAGATCCGGAAATTCGGATTTTACAAACGTCAGCGCCTGGACCCCGCTCTGAGCCATGGCAACTTCATATCCGTTATTGGAAAGCAGCTTCCCAAGAAACTGAAGATTCTGAGGTTTGTCATCAACTGTCAAAATGAGACTTTTATTGACCATTGAGATACTCCAAGGACGACATTATGAATTAATCACAGCTGCAGTTTCCGCAGCAGCCGGAATCGCAGCCCCCGCCTTTGGTGCCACAGCTGCTTGCCGGAGGTTCCAGCCCGGTTTCAGCAATGGTGATATCAAAAGTCAGGGTTTTACCCGCCAGAAAATGGTTCACGTCCATGGTGACACTTGTTTCGCTTATTTTTGCCACCCGCGCAGGGACCGGCTGACCGGCCGGGTTCTGGAGCTGAAGCTGAAGGCCTTCTTTCAGATCCATCTCCGGGGGAAACTGGGCCCTTGGGATGTCCACCATGGCGTTCTCGTCTCTTGGGCCGTATCCCATTTCAGGCGGAATGGTTACGGTTTTAGATTCCCCTTTTTTCATGCCGATGACGGCCTGATCAAAGCCTTTAATCAGCATGCCCGTATCAACGGTAAAGGTCAGGGGCTCTCTGCCCTCTGAGGAGTCAAACACATCTCCGTTTTCTAATTTTCCCGTATAATCCACGGCAATGGTATCCCCTGATTTAATTGCTTCTGTCATAAAACTTTTCCTTCCGGCCGGTGGCAGTTCCGACCGTTATGGTGGTTTTTCCGAGAACTTTGCCCGGAAAATAATAACCATCCTTTTGTGAGGATGGTTTAAACAAAATAAGTTGAAATCATAGAAGAAAATCGAAAAGATGTCCAAAAGTATTTTAAAATTTAATGTTTTCTGTTCAATGAAATGTGGTATGGTCATACAAGAATTACAGAAAAAGGAGAAATAATATCATGGAACTTTTGAAAATTATTGCAGCTATTATTCTTCCGCCTGTGGGTGTGTTTTTACAGGTCGGTATTGGGATGCATTTCTGGTTGAATATTGTTTTGACTCTTCTAGGTTATATTCCAGGAATCGTTCATGCCATCTGGGTAATAGCCAAAAACAAATAATTTTTTTGCGGAAAATTAGCCCGCCTGCGGCGTTGCAAAAAAAATCTCAATCCTCACAACCATTAGGTTGCTCCGGTTGAGATTTTTTTTTGCGCCTTGCATCCGAACGAATTTTCCGCAAAAAAGGCCGCTTGTAGATGATAAGGCAGATACCGGCTAACGCCGCTATCTGCTCAATTTTATTATTTTTCCCCTTACTATCCCATGAACGGATAGCCGTAATTTACGGGGGGGACCAGGGTCTCTTTGATGGTCCGGGGTGATGCCCAGCGGATCAGGTTCAGGTAGGAGCCTGCTTTATCGTTGGTACCGCTTTTGCGGGCTCCGCCAAAGGGCTGCTGGCCGACCACGGCGCCTGTGGGTTTATCATTAATGTAGAAATTTCCGGCGGTATGGGTCAACCTGGCCATCAAAGCATTGACCACTTCGCGATCCCGGGCGAAAATTGCACCGGTCAAGGCATATGGGCTTGTGTTGTCCAGGATGTCCAGGGTGGCTTGAAAATCATTATCGTCATAGACATAAACCGTGAGCACCGGTCCGAAGATCTCTTCGGCCATGGATTCATAATTTGGTGTTTTGGCCTGGATCACGGTGGGATGAACAAAATAGCCCTTGGACTTGTCCCGCTGACCGCCGATGATCACTTCAGCGTCGGGAGACGCTTCTGCCCGTGAAATGTAAGCGTCGATGTTGTCAAAAGATTTTTCATCAATCACGGCGTTCACAAAATTTGTGAAATCCGTCACAGGCCCCACCTTGATTTCAGCTATTTTCTCTTTGAGCTGATCCTGAACCGCAGGCCACAGGGAAGCCGGTACATAGAGACGGGAGCATGCAGAGCATTTCTGGCCCTGAAACTCAAAAGCGCCACGGATGATGCCTGTAACAAGTTCATCCACATCTGCACTTGCATGGGCAAATATATAGTCCTTACCGCCGGTTTCACCCACGATCCTGGGATAGGAAACATAGGTTTCAATATGTTCGGCCGCTTTTTTCCAAAGATTCTGGAAAACCGCCGTGGAGCCGGTGAAGTGCATGCCGGCAAAATACTTGTGAGCGAACAGAATGTCACCGATCTGGGATCCATGCCCCGGAATGAAATTGATAACGCCGTCGGGAAGGCCTGCTTCCTTAAGGATCTGCATCAAATAGTAATTGGACAGAACAGCCGTTGTGGAAGGTTTCCACACAACAGTGTTGCCCATCATGGCAGGTGAGGTGGGCAGGTTGCCGGCAATGGCCGTAAAGTTAAACGGGGTCAGCGCGAAAACAAATCCTTCCAAAGGACGGTATTCCAGCCGGTTGTAAACGCCTTTTTCGCTGAACGGCTGGTTGGCGTAAATTTCTTCCATGTAGCTGACATTGAAGCGCAAAAAGTCCACCAACTCGCAGGTGGAGTCAATTTCGGCCTGAAAAGCGTTTTTGGATTGACCCAACATGGTTGCCGCATTGATTTTGGCCGAATATTTCTGGGAAATCAAATCCGCCGCCTTCAAAATGATGGCCGCACGCTCCTGCCAGTCCATTGTCTCCCAGGCCGCTTTTGCGGACAAAGCTGCGTCCACAGCCGCCTTGACCTCTTTTTCACCTGCCAGATGCACTTTACCCAGCACATGACCGTGGTCGTGGGGGCAAACCACATCACACACATCACCGGTTTTAATCTCTTCTCCATTGATGATCACCGGAATTTCCACCTGATCCGCCATCTGGCGGCCAAGCTCTGCGGACAAAGCCCCGCGTTCCGGACTTCCCGGAGCAAACATTTTGACCGGTTCATTATAGGGTTTGGGGATGGTAAATACGCTGTTAGTCATTTTATAACTCCTTATTTTGAAACTACTTACTTTTATCCAATATTAAATTCAATACCCTGGGCCAACGGCAGTTCCTTGCCCCAGTTAATGGTGTTGGTTTGACGTCTCATGTACACCCGCCATGCATCGGAACCGGATTCCCGGCCACCGCCGGTCTCTTTTTCACCGCCGAATGCGCCACCGATTTCAGCACCGGAGGTACCCAGATTCACGTTGGCAATGCCGCAGTCTGAGCCTTTATGTGACAAGAACCGTTCCTGGTAATGCAGGGATGTTGTAAAAATTGCGGAAGAAAGCCCCTGGGGCACGTCATTGTGCAGTTCAAGGGCTTGATCAAACGTATCGTATTCAATGATGTACAAAATGGGGGCAAAGGTTTCCCTCTGGACAATCGGAAACTCATTTTTCACTTCAGCCACAGCCGGGCGCACATAATGGCCGCCTTCACAACCTGCCACAGAGATCCGCTCTCCGCCGCAAAGCACCTTGCCGCCGGATGCCTTTACGGATTTTAAGGCATCTTCCATGGCAACAACTGCGCCTTCATCAATCAACGGTCCCATGAGGGTATCGTTGTCCAGAGGGTTGCCGACCTTGACCTGTTTGTAGGCACTGACCAGATTGTTGACAAAGGCCTCTTTTACCGAAGAATGAATGATAATTCTGCGGGTGGACGTGCAGCGCTGTCCGGCCGTACCCACAGCACCGAACAGGGTGGCCCGGACAGCCATGTCCATATCCGCGTCTTCAGTGACGATGATGGCGTTGTTGCCGCCAAGCTCCAGCAGGGGCCGTCCTAAACGGCCGCCCACCACTTCTCCCACATGTTTACCCATGGCAGTGGATCCTGTAGCGGAAATCAAAGGAATGCGCGGGTCATGGAGCATGGGTTCGCCCACATCATCTCTGGAACCGATGATCATATTGAAAATACCCTCAACCTGGTATTTATCAACCACAGGTGCAAGAATATTCTGGATGGCAATACTGGTCAAAGGCACCTTTGAGCTGGGCTTGAACAGGATCGCATCTCCACAGACAGAGGCGATTAAACTGTTCCAGGACCATGGGGCCGCAGGAAAGTTAAACGAGGTGATTAAGCCGACAATTCCCAGGGGGTGCCATTGTTCGTACATCCGGTGTTCAGGCC
This window of the uncultured Desulfobacter sp. genome carries:
- a CDS encoding response regulator gives rise to the protein MVNKSLILTVDDKPQNLQFLGKLLSNNGYEVAMAQSGVQALTFVKSEFPDLILLDVMMPEMDGYEVCEKLNAEFPTHNIPVIFLTAKSDAQDIVKGFDVGGVDYVTKPFHSAELLARIKTHIELKTLRGLLPMCSHCKKIRDDKGFWNDVDCYFEAHSHLTFTHGLCPECMDELYKGYDWYKKRKRSDTKK
- a CDS encoding peptidylprolyl isomerase; translation: MTEAIKSGDTIAVDYTGKLENGDVFDSSEGREPLTFTVDTGMLIKGFDQAVIGMKKGESKTVTIPPEMGYGPRDENAMVDIPRAQFPPEMDLKEGLQLQLQNPAGQPVPARVAKISETSVTMDVNHFLAGKTLTFDITIAETGLEPPASSCGTKGGGCDSGCCGNCSCD
- a CDS encoding YqaE/Pmp3 family membrane protein; this encodes MELLKIIAAIILPPVGVFLQVGIGMHFWLNIVLTLLGYIPGIVHAIWVIAKNK
- the pruA gene encoding L-glutamate gamma-semialdehyde dehydrogenase codes for the protein MTNSVFTIPKPYNEPVKMFAPGSPERGALSAELGRQMADQVEIPVIINGEEIKTGDVCDVVCPHDHGHVLGKVHLAGEKEVKAAVDAALSAKAAWETMDWQERAAIILKAADLISQKYSAKINAATMLGQSKNAFQAEIDSTCELVDFLRFNVSYMEEIYANQPFSEKGVYNRLEYRPLEGFVFALTPFNFTAIAGNLPTSPAMMGNTVVWKPSTTAVLSNYYLMQILKEAGLPDGVINFIPGHGSQIGDILFAHKYFAGMHFTGSTAVFQNLWKKAAEHIETYVSYPRIVGETGGKDYIFAHASADVDELVTGIIRGAFEFQGQKCSACSRLYVPASLWPAVQDQLKEKIAEIKVGPVTDFTNFVNAVIDEKSFDNIDAYISRAEASPDAEVIIGGQRDKSKGYFVHPTVIQAKTPNYESMAEEIFGPVLTVYVYDDNDFQATLDILDNTSPYALTGAIFARDREVVNALMARLTHTAGNFYINDKPTGAVVGQQPFGGARKSGTNDKAGSYLNLIRWASPRTIKETLVPPVNYGYPFMG
- a CDS encoding aldehyde dehydrogenase family protein, coding for MGDAFNLDVKQILDTLGIKSVNSGATTGGSNGWLETKGKALVSYSPINGKPIASVLMAEKKDYDAVMEKAQAAFETFRMMPAPRRGEMVREIGDALRANKKALGALIALEVGKIKAEGEGEVQEMIDIADFAVGLSRQLYGLTMHSERPEHRMYEQWHPLGIVGLITSFNFPAAPWSWNSLIASVCGDAILFKPSSKVPLTSIAIQNILAPVVDKYQVEGIFNMIIGSRDDVGEPMLHDPRIPLISATGSTAMGKHVGEVVGGRLGRPLLELGGNNAIIVTEDADMDMAVRATLFGAVGTAGQRCTSTRRIIIHSSVKEAFVNNLVSAYKQVKVGNPLDNDTLMGPLIDEGAVVAMEDALKSVKASGGKVLCGGERISVAGCEGGHYVRPAVAEVKNEFPIVQRETFAPILYIIEYDTFDQALELHNDVPQGLSSAIFTTSLHYQERFLSHKGSDCGIANVNLGTSGAEIGGAFGGEKETGGGRESGSDAWRVYMRRQTNTINWGKELPLAQGIEFNIG